The proteins below are encoded in one region of Thermothelomyces thermophilus ATCC 42464 chromosome 1, complete sequence:
- a CDS encoding histone acetyltransferase-like protein (Contains conserved domains: cd04301, GNAT, GCN5-related N-acetyltransferases (GNAT). cd05511, Bromo_TFIID, Bromodomain, TFIID-like subfamily. COG5076, COG5076, Transcription factor involved in chromatin remodeling, contains bromodomain and COG0456, RimI, Acetyltransferases) — MKDENGKRKASDEPSSPVASKRVKHDNSAEPEQKPANIPPIPYPEKPAVIEERNGEIEFRVVNNDNQRESLIILTGLKCIFQKQLPKMPKDYIARLVYDRTHLSIAIVKKPLEVVGGITYRPFKGRKFAEIVFCAISSDQQVKGYGAHLMSHLKDYVKATSDVMHFLTYADNYAIGYFKKQGFTKEITLDKSVWMGYIKDYEGGTIMQCTMLPRIRYLEMGRMLLKQKECVQAKIRAYSKSHIVHQPPKQWQKHGVSPIDPLSIEAIRASGWSPDMDELARQPRHGPNYNQLLHLLNDLQNHPSSWPFLVPVNKDEVLDYYDVIKEPMDLSTMESKLEADQYNTPEDFIRDAKLIFDNCRKYNNESTPYAKSANKLEKFMWQQIRAIPEWSHLGDS; from the exons ATGAAAGACGAGA ACGGGAAGCGCAAGGCATCAGACGAGCCGTCGTCGCCTGTCGCATCTAAGCGCGTCAAACACGACAACTCGGCCGAACCAGAGCAGAAACCCGCCAACATCCCGCCAATTCCGTACCCTGAAAAG CCCGCGGTTATCGAAGAGCGCAATGGAGAGATCGAGTTCCGAGTGGTCAACAATGACAACCAGCGCGAGAGTCTCATCATCCTCACTGGCCTCAAATGCATCTTTCAAAAGCAGCTACCGAAAATGCCTAAGGATTACATTGCGCGCTTGGTCTACGACCGCACACATTTGTCCATCGCCATCGTGAAGAAGCCGCTTGAGGTGGTCGGCGGCATCACGTACCGGCCGTTCAAAGGGCGCAAATTTGCCGAGATTGTGTTCTGCGCCATCTCGTCGGACCAGCAGGTCAAGGGTTACGGCGCCCACCTCATGTCGCACCTAAAAGACTACGTTAAGGCGACGTCGGACGTGATGCACTTCTTGACGTATGCCGACAACTACGCGATCGGCTACTTCAAGAAGCAGGGCTTCACCAAGGAGATCACGCTCGACAAGTCCGTCTGGATGGGCTATATCAAAGATTACGAAGGCGGCACCATCATGCAGTGCACCATGCTCCCGCGGATCCGCTACCTCGAGATGGGCCGCATGCTGCTCAAGCAGAAGGAGTGCGTTCAGGCCAAGATCCGGGCCTATTCCAAATCCCACATCGTCCACCAGCCGCCCAAGCAGTGGCAGAAGCACGGCGTCTCCCCGATCGACCCGCTCTCGATCGAGGCGATCCGCGCCTCGGGCTGGTCCCCCGACATGGACGAGCTGGCGCGCCAGCCGCGCCACGGGCCCAACTACAACCAGCTGCTCCACCTCCTCAACGACCTGCAGAACCACCCGTCGAGCTGGCCCTTCCTGGTCCCCGTCAACAAGGACGAGGTGCTCGACTACTACGACGTCATCAAGGAGCCCATGGACCTGTCCACCATGGAGTCCAAGCTCGAGGCGGACCAGTACAACACGCCCGAGGACTTCATCCGCGACGCCAAGCTCATCTTTGACAACTGCCGCAAGTACAACAACGAGTCGACGCCCTACGCCAAGTCGGCCAACAAGCTCGAGAAGTTCATGTGGCAGCAGATCAGGGCCATCCCGGAATGGTCGCACCTCGGGGACTCTTAG
- a CDS encoding glycoside hydrolase family 37 protein (CAZy_ID 267919), which translates to MALRHAATAALAGLSSSAAALYINGSVTAPCDSPIYCHGELLKGVELAHPFVDSKTFVDMPTLKPVDEVLAAFSKLRQPLSNNSELNNFLAEYFAPAGHELEEVPKGELQIDPKFLNKLEDRTIKEFVSKVIDIWPDLTRRYAGPGDCSGCANSFIPVNRTFVVAGGRFREPYYWDSYWILEGLLRTGGAFTQISKNIIENFLDFIDTIGFIPNGARIYYLNRSQPPLLTRMVKSYVDYTNDTSILERALPLLIKEHDFFTNNRSVSVTASNGKTYTLHRYHVENNQPRPESYREDYITANNGSYYAASGIIYPVKTPLNETEKAVLYSNLASGAESGWDYTARWLRVPDDAARDVYFPLRSLNVREMVPVDLNSILYENEVIIAEYLEKAGNSSEAKRFASAAKQRSEAMYNLMWNATHWSYFDYNLTSNAQNIFVPADEDTASFDRYAAPPGQQVLFHVAQLYPFWTGAAPAHLKSNPLAVQKAYARVSRRLDTKKGAIAATNYRTGQQWDQPNVWPPLQHVLMQGLLNTPATFGESDPAYQGVQKLALRLAQRYLDSTFCTWYATGGSTSDFPQLQGVSPDATGIMFEKYADSATNVAGGGGEYEVVEGFGWTNGVLIWAADVFGNKLKRPDCGNITAAHTHSEAKRSLGDGGLARRAVELDPWDAAWTKMFGRSKLRRREAEDVRKRWSS; encoded by the exons ACATTTGTGGACAT GCCCACGCTCAAGCCGGTAGACGAAGTGCTTGCAGCGTTCAGCAAGTTGCGCCAGCCGCTGTCTAACAACTCGGAGCTCAACAACTTCCTGGCCGAATACTTTGCCCCGGCTGGACACGAGCTCGAAGAGGTGCCCAAGGGCGAGTTGCAGATCGACCCCAAGTTCCTCAACAAGCTCGAGGATCGCACCATCAAAGAATTCGTCAGCAAGGTGATCGACATCTGGCCCGACCTTACCAGGCGCTATGCCGGCCCGGGCGACTGCTCCGGATGCGCCAACAGCTTCATCCCCGTGAACCGCACGTTCGTCGTGGCTGGCGGCCGCTTCCGGGAGCCCTACTACTGGGACTCGTACTGGATTCTCGAGGGCCTCTTGCGCACCGGCGGTGCCTTCACCCAGATCTCCAAGAACATCATCGAGAACTTCCTCGACTTTATCGACACGATCGGCTTCATCCCCAACGGCGCCAGGATCTACTACTTGAACAGGTCTCAGCCCCCTCTCCTGACGCGGATGGTGAAGAGCTACGTCGACTACACCAACGACACGAGCATCCTGGAGAGGGCCCTACCGCTGTTGATCAAGGAGCACGACTTCTTCACCAACAACCGGAGCGTGTCCGTCACGGCGTCGAACGGCAAGACGTATACTCTGCACAG GTACCACGTTGAAAACAACCAGCCGCGCCCGGAGTCGTACCGGGAGGACTACATTACCGCTAATAACGGGTCCTACTACGCGGCCTCGGGCATAATATACCCGGTCAAGACACCCCTTAACGAGACGGAAAAGGCCGTGTTGTACTCCAACCTAGCCAGCGGCGCCGAGTCCGGCTGGGATTACACCGCGCGATGGCTTCGGGTTCCCGACGACGCTGCGAGGGACGTCTACTTCCCGCTCCGCTCGCTGAATGTTCGCGAGATGGTCCCCGTTGACCTCAACTCCATCCTCTACGAGAACGAGGTTATCATCGCCGAGTACCTCGAAAAGGCCGGCAACTCCTCGGAAGCCAAGCGGTTCGCCTCGGCTGCCAAGCAGCGCAGCGAAGCCATGTACAATCTCATGTGGAACGCCACGCACTGGTCCTACTTTGACTACAATCTGACCTCCAACGCGCAAAACATTTTCGTTCCGGCCGACGAGGACACCGCCTCCTTCGACCGATATGCGGCTCCGCCAGGTCAGCAGGTCTTGTTCCACGTCGCCCAGCTCTACCCCTTCTGGACCGGCGCGGCCCCCGCCCACCTCAAGTCTAACCCCCTCGCGGTGCAAAAAGCCTATGCCCGCGTGTCGCGCAGGCTCGACACCAAGAAGGGCGCTATCGCCGCGACCAACTACCGCACCGGCCAGCAGTGGGACCAGCCCAACGTCTGGCCTCCGCTGCAGCACGTCCTGATGCAGGGCCTGCTTAACACCCCGGCCACCTTTGGCGAGTCTGACCCGGCTTACCAGGGCGTGCAGAAGCTGGCCTTGCGCCTCGCCCAGCGCTACTTGGACTCCACCTTTTGCACTTGGTATGCCACGGGCGGCTCGACCAGCGACTTCCCACAGCTACAGGGCGTCAGCCCGGACGCTACGGGCATCATGTTTGAGAAGTACGCCGACAGCGCTACCAAcgtggccggcggcggcggcgagtaTGAGGTCGTCGAGGGTTTCGGGTGGACCAACGGCGTGCTGATCTGGGCCGCTGATGTCTTCGGTAACAAGCTCAAGCGCCCAGACTGCGGCAACATCACGGCCGCGCACACTCACTCTGAGGCTAAGAGGAGCCTGGGAGATGGCGGGCTGGCGAGAAGGGCGGTGGAGCTTGATCCGTGGGATGCCGCGTGGACCAAGATGTTTGGGCGGAGCAAGCTCCGGAGGAGAGAGGCGGAGGACGTGCGGAAGCGGTGGTCGAGTTGA